In a genomic window of Halobiforma lacisalsi AJ5:
- a CDS encoding potassium channel family protein: MYLIVVGAGNIGSNLIERAVQDGNDVVVIEKDEARANAASAEYDCLVLHADATNHDTLVEAEIDRADAVISTTDVDATNIMVMLLAQEHGVPNLVSVVHDPDNLPVFEKIGVTLIENPQQLIADYLYHSVRYPGVSDFIELDGDTELVDLTVDGDAPMSGQQLETALESGRLPEGCLVVALERDGEIRAPRGETTILAGDRVTVFTDDAALDDAVAAFTDA; encoded by the coding sequence ATGTATCTGATTGTCGTCGGCGCGGGCAACATCGGCTCGAACCTGATCGAACGGGCCGTCCAGGACGGTAACGACGTCGTCGTCATCGAGAAGGACGAAGCGAGGGCCAACGCCGCGTCCGCCGAGTACGACTGTCTCGTGTTGCACGCCGACGCGACGAACCACGATACCCTCGTTGAGGCGGAGATCGATCGGGCGGACGCGGTCATCTCGACGACGGACGTCGACGCGACCAACATCATGGTGATGTTACTCGCGCAGGAACACGGCGTCCCGAATCTCGTCAGCGTCGTCCACGATCCCGACAACCTCCCGGTCTTCGAGAAGATCGGCGTCACCCTCATCGAGAACCCCCAACAGCTGATCGCGGACTACCTCTATCACTCGGTGCGGTATCCGGGCGTCAGCGACTTCATCGAACTCGACGGCGACACCGAACTCGTGGACCTGACCGTCGACGGGGACGCGCCGATGAGCGGCCAGCAGCTCGAGACCGCGCTCGAGTCGGGGCGGCTCCCCGAAGGGTGTCTCGTCGTCGCCCTCGAGCGGGACGGCGAGATCCGCGCCCCGCGGGGGGAGACGACGATACTGGCGGGCGATCGGGTGACCGTCTTCACCGACGACGCCGCCCTGGACGACGCCGTCGCGGCGTTTACCGACGCCTAA
- a CDS encoding TrkH family potassium uptake protein yields MRPDHRVVGRDVGRILQVVSLVSAASIPVAVVNGEFFAVPAFALAALVMAGIGIGLARRYRDAATPEKAEAMVTAASAWALVGVLGGLPFLLVAWTIELDPFPAWANTPPMDDTTEIFINPLDAVFESMSGFTGTGLTVAAVEEELPRSLHWWRSLTEWIGGVGVIVLTVAILARPGSGSLTLFESEARSEKIHPSVVNTVKEIWKIYLGLTLGSIGLFLAVGMPLWGAINHGMTGIATGGFSVHADSIGHYGSPLIEYAVVPVMIAGSIAFPVHYLILKGELSNFYKDVQTRWVFLWFGIGSVVLTGILALNGQYESFEKTFRTALFQFVSATSNTGFGTVAIGNGTERVWSAGATLLACLGMLTGAAAGSTVSGLKLVRVITLVKGTAWQIGNVLQPDSAVRSFRIGQRDLSEEQIQREYTEATVVFVLWVAALMVGVAVLLRTLSPAYPLEYVIFDVMSAQSNVGLDSGITGPDLPAAGRAMLIANMWVGRLEIIPVAVLLGAVFRRAGLYR; encoded by the coding sequence ATGCGACCCGATCATCGCGTCGTCGGACGGGACGTCGGCCGCATTCTCCAGGTCGTCTCGCTGGTTTCGGCCGCATCAATCCCGGTCGCCGTCGTCAACGGCGAGTTCTTCGCCGTGCCGGCGTTCGCCCTCGCCGCGCTCGTGATGGCCGGCATCGGGATCGGCCTGGCCCGGCGGTACCGCGACGCGGCGACGCCGGAAAAGGCCGAGGCGATGGTGACGGCGGCGAGCGCCTGGGCGCTGGTCGGCGTGTTGGGCGGGCTTCCCTTCCTGCTGGTCGCGTGGACGATCGAGCTCGACCCGTTTCCCGCCTGGGCGAACACACCCCCGATGGACGATACGACCGAGATCTTCATCAACCCACTCGATGCAGTCTTCGAGAGCATGAGCGGGTTCACGGGGACGGGGCTTACGGTCGCCGCGGTCGAAGAGGAGTTGCCCCGATCGCTTCACTGGTGGCGCTCGCTCACGGAGTGGATCGGCGGCGTCGGCGTGATCGTGTTGACCGTCGCGATCCTCGCTCGGCCCGGCAGCGGTTCGCTCACGCTCTTCGAGAGCGAGGCTCGCTCCGAGAAGATCCACCCCAGCGTCGTCAACACGGTCAAAGAGATCTGGAAGATCTACCTCGGACTGACCCTCGGGTCGATCGGCCTGTTCCTCGCGGTCGGGATGCCCCTGTGGGGCGCGATCAACCATGGAATGACGGGGATCGCCACCGGCGGGTTCTCCGTTCACGCCGACTCGATCGGCCACTACGGCAGCCCCCTCATCGAGTACGCGGTCGTCCCGGTCATGATCGCAGGCAGCATCGCCTTCCCCGTTCACTATCTCATCCTCAAGGGTGAGCTCTCGAACTTCTACAAGGACGTCCAGACGCGCTGGGTGTTCCTCTGGTTCGGCATCGGATCGGTCGTTCTGACCGGGATCCTCGCGCTCAACGGCCAGTACGAGTCGTTCGAGAAGACCTTCCGTACGGCCCTGTTCCAGTTCGTGTCCGCGACCTCGAACACCGGCTTCGGGACGGTAGCGATCGGAAACGGGACGGAACGGGTCTGGTCGGCCGGTGCGACGCTACTCGCCTGTCTCGGGATGCTCACCGGCGCGGCAGCCGGATCGACGGTCAGCGGCCTCAAACTCGTTCGGGTCATCACGCTCGTCAAGGGGACGGCCTGGCAGATCGGGAACGTCCTCCAGCCCGATAGCGCGGTCCGAAGCTTCCGGATCGGCCAGCGAGACCTCTCCGAGGAGCAGATTCAGCGCGAGTACACCGAGGCGACGGTCGTGTTCGTGCTGTGGGTGGCCGCCCTGATGGTCGGGGTCGCCGTCCTGTTGCGGACGCTCTCCCCGGCCTACCCCCTCGAGTACGTGATCTTCGACGTGATGAGCGCACAGAGCAACGTCGGGCTCGACTCGGGCATCACGGGGCCGGACCTGCCCGCCGCGGGCAGGGCGATGCTGATCGCCAACATGTGGGTGGGCCGGCTCGAGATCATCCCGGTCGCGGTGTTGCTGGGCGCAGTCTTCCGGCGGGCCGGCCTCTATCGGTGA
- a CDS encoding tripartite tricarboxylate transporter permease: MAVGPVEVVTDPALSFRLLAWSLAGAALGCCSGLVPGLHANNFAFLLAGIAPSVPGPPLFVGSAMLAAGVVHTFLNAVPAMALGVPDAEMAVTALPGHRMVLEGRGYEAIRLSALGSVLAVLAAVPLAVPVTRAVTAVYPTLRTNLSLVLAAVVVALIASERTWRSRAVALFSFALAAGLGLLTLDLSPEAPLEAGGTLAPLFAGLFGAPVLIDAAFGSGIPPQRDDAIAMSRPLLGATAVAGALAGAVVGYVPGVSAAIAAVAVLALVPGGAGDRGYIVATSGVDTANAIFALFALAAIGRPRTGVMVAFESANAPLELPLLVGVVVVAGLIGFVLVIAVGDAYLELVGRLPYWRVSVAVLGLLVVLSFLFTGPMGVAVFAAAAAVGMVPVRLRARRVHLMGVLIGPLLFGV; the protein is encoded by the coding sequence ATGGCTGTCGGTCCAGTCGAGGTCGTCACCGATCCCGCGCTGTCGTTCCGGCTGCTCGCCTGGTCGCTCGCCGGCGCGGCGCTGGGGTGTTGTAGCGGCCTCGTTCCGGGCCTGCACGCGAACAACTTCGCGTTCCTGCTCGCCGGGATCGCGCCGTCGGTCCCGGGGCCGCCGCTTTTCGTCGGCTCCGCGATGCTCGCGGCCGGCGTCGTCCACACCTTCCTCAACGCCGTCCCCGCGATGGCGCTGGGCGTTCCCGACGCCGAGATGGCCGTCACTGCCTTGCCGGGCCACCGGATGGTACTCGAGGGCAGGGGATACGAGGCGATCCGGCTCTCCGCGCTCGGGAGCGTGCTCGCGGTGCTCGCCGCCGTGCCGCTCGCCGTCCCCGTCACGCGAGCCGTCACGGCGGTCTACCCGACCCTCCGGACGAACCTCTCGCTCGTGCTTGCGGCGGTCGTCGTCGCGCTGATCGCCTCCGAACGGACGTGGCGGAGCCGTGCCGTCGCCCTGTTCTCGTTCGCGCTGGCAGCGGGCCTGGGTCTGCTGACTCTGGATCTCTCCCCCGAGGCGCCCCTCGAAGCGGGCGGCACCCTCGCGCCGCTGTTCGCGGGCCTGTTCGGCGCGCCCGTGTTGATCGACGCCGCGTTCGGGAGCGGTATCCCGCCCCAGCGGGACGACGCGATCGCGATGTCCCGTCCCCTCCTCGGGGCGACGGCCGTCGCCGGGGCGCTCGCGGGAGCCGTCGTCGGCTACGTCCCGGGCGTGTCCGCCGCGATCGCCGCCGTCGCGGTCCTCGCGCTCGTGCCGGGCGGAGCCGGCGACCGGGGCTACATCGTCGCGACCAGCGGCGTCGACACGGCCAACGCGATCTTCGCGCTGTTCGCGCTCGCCGCGATCGGCCGGCCGCGGACCGGCGTGATGGTGGCCTTCGAGAGCGCGAACGCGCCGCTCGAGTTGCCCCTCCTCGTCGGTGTCGTGGTCGTCGCGGGCCTGATCGGCTTCGTCCTCGTGATCGCCGTCGGGGACGCCTACCTCGAGTTGGTAGGGCGGCTACCCTACTGGAGGGTCTCGGTGGCCGTCCTCGGTCTCCTGGTCGTCCTCTCGTTCCTGTTTACCGGCCCGATGGGGGTTGCCGTCTTCGCTGCCGCGGCTGCTGTCGGCATGGTCCCCGTACGGTTGCGAGCGCGGCGAGTCCACCTGATGGGGGTGTTGATCGGCCCGCTACTGTTCGGGGTTTGA
- a CDS encoding Brp/Blh family beta-carotene 15,15'-dioxygenase, giving the protein MTATPSRSEGSLGRSDASGARRRAGRLSLGFGAATILAGLALVAAVDSLPLVYQYLPLVATVVVFGLPHGAVDHLVLPRARNDPVTSRSMVAVGVLYLVVGTSYAAVWFLAPAFAFALFILVTLFHWGQGDVYALFAFTRDGTYLESRTARALALVVRGGLPMLVPLVAFPEQYAFVAGTLIGLFDPAAAAALEPIFEPAVRATVGLGFGALVVASLALGYRRTGNALEPWLIDVAETLGLVAFFALVPPILAIGLYFALWHSVRHVLRTLLVDDPAVEALADGNDLAALGRFARDAAPLTVAALAVLGGLGLLVPRTPATVPDVAALYLVCIAVLTLPHVVVVSLLDLEQRVWGPP; this is encoded by the coding sequence GTGACCGCCACACCGTCCCGGTCCGAAGGGTCGCTCGGCCGTTCGGACGCGAGCGGCGCGCGACGGCGTGCGGGACGGCTCAGCCTCGGGTTCGGTGCTGCCACGATCCTTGCCGGGCTGGCACTCGTCGCCGCCGTCGACTCGCTCCCGCTCGTCTATCAGTACCTCCCGCTCGTGGCGACCGTCGTCGTCTTCGGCCTCCCGCACGGCGCGGTCGATCATCTCGTGCTCCCGCGCGCGCGGAACGACCCAGTCACGTCCCGATCGATGGTCGCCGTGGGGGTGCTCTACCTCGTCGTGGGGACGAGTTACGCGGCCGTCTGGTTTCTCGCACCGGCGTTCGCGTTCGCCCTGTTCATTCTCGTGACGCTTTTCCACTGGGGTCAGGGCGACGTCTACGCGCTGTTCGCGTTCACCCGCGACGGCACCTACCTCGAGAGCCGAACCGCTCGCGCGCTCGCGCTGGTCGTTCGCGGCGGGCTGCCGATGCTCGTCCCGCTCGTCGCTTTCCCCGAGCAGTACGCATTCGTCGCCGGAACGCTGATCGGCCTGTTCGATCCCGCGGCGGCGGCCGCCCTCGAGCCGATCTTCGAGCCTGCGGTCCGGGCGACGGTCGGCCTCGGGTTCGGCGCGCTCGTCGTCGCCTCGCTCGCCCTGGGGTACCGCCGCACAGGTAACGCGCTCGAGCCCTGGCTGATCGACGTCGCCGAGACCCTCGGACTCGTCGCCTTCTTCGCCCTCGTGCCGCCGATCCTGGCGATCGGGCTCTACTTCGCGCTGTGGCACTCCGTCCGACACGTCCTCCGAACGCTGCTCGTCGACGACCCCGCGGTCGAGGCCCTCGCCGACGGGAACGACCTCGCGGCCCTGGGGCGGTTTGCCCGCGACGCCGCGCCGCTGACGGTCGCCGCCCTCGCGGTGCTCGGCGGGCTTGGACTGCTGGTACCCCGAACGCCGGCGACCGTCCCCGACGTCGCCGCCCTCTATCTCGTCTGTATCGCCGTGCTGACCCTCCCTCACGTGGTCGTGGTCTCGCTGCTGGACCTCGAGCAACGGGTGTGGGGGCCCCCGTGA
- a CDS encoding lycopene cyclase domain-containing protein — protein sequence MTPPLTYLGFHAAFVLPPILILGWLAVRRPTAWRDRRAATGLVIVLFLAVAYTTPWTNHMIPEGVWWYGDGAVLGRIWYTPLEEYLFFVLQPILTALVLFQFPARADLPLRIPRSHRLAGSLGGLAITVVGWTLFAGPTSTYYLGSLLLWAGPVLAIQWAFGLTYLWRVRRPVALAVAVPTLYLCVVDRIAIEWGIWIISGSHTTGYTIGGLPIEEGLFFLLTNVFVVQGIVLYVWLVDRVHELPALERLRTPSDLP from the coding sequence ATGACGCCGCCGCTTACTTACCTGGGATTTCACGCGGCGTTCGTTCTGCCACCGATCCTCATCCTCGGGTGGCTCGCGGTCCGACGCCCGACGGCCTGGCGGGACCGACGTGCCGCCACCGGTCTCGTGATCGTTCTCTTCCTCGCAGTGGCGTACACCACCCCGTGGACCAACCACATGATCCCGGAGGGAGTCTGGTGGTACGGCGACGGTGCAGTGCTGGGTCGAATCTGGTACACGCCGCTCGAGGAGTACCTCTTTTTCGTCCTACAGCCGATCCTGACCGCGCTCGTCCTGTTCCAGTTCCCCGCGAGGGCCGACCTGCCGCTCCGGATCCCCCGCAGCCACAGACTCGCCGGTTCCCTCGGGGGGCTCGCGATCACTGTCGTCGGCTGGACGCTGTTCGCGGGTCCGACCTCGACGTACTACCTCGGCTCGTTGCTGCTGTGGGCGGGCCCGGTACTGGCGATCCAGTGGGCGTTCGGCCTCACGTACCTGTGGCGGGTCCGTCGGCCGGTCGCGCTCGCGGTCGCCGTGCCGACGCTGTACCTCTGTGTCGTCGATCGGATCGCCATCGAGTGGGGGATCTGGATCATCTCCGGGAGCCACACCACCGGCTACACGATCGGGGGGCTCCCGATCGAGGAGGGACTGTTCTTCCTGCTGACGAACGTCTTCGTCGTCCAGGGAATCGTCCTCTACGTCTGGCTGGTCGACCGCGTCCACGAACTCCCCGCGCTCGAGCGGCTTCGAACCCCGAGTGATCTCCCGTGA
- a CDS encoding Brp/Blh family beta-carotene 15,15'-dioxygenase, with protein MATHSRVRGSRSLPALETIAVQGSRVALLGLAVAFVAAKALGRMPSLEAQLVVYLVGMIALNLPHGGYEHFSNLRRRGLPFGARYVGAYALCIAAFVALFFVAPIPALGLAFAVAVAKAGHGDLHVMDALVGSDHLETRLQRALAAVARGGAVMIVPLLAWPDTFNGFATYMLLLFDPGAIGALGPALESARVVLGVGYAVAVVGHLTLGYAVGGGASWLRDAAETGLLVGYFAAVPVVVAVGLYFPLWYSLRQAGRERYARRIEPPTGLSVRDTCVAMLAGGAATAAVAGAFWLVVPNPLGGLTLLPGLVAFYTIFVCVIALPHVVIGEWLDAGRGIWYVP; from the coding sequence ATGGCGACTCACTCCCGAGTTCGGGGCTCGCGTTCCCTGCCGGCACTCGAGACGATCGCAGTGCAGGGCTCTCGCGTCGCGCTGCTGGGCCTCGCCGTCGCGTTCGTCGCGGCGAAGGCGCTCGGACGGATGCCGTCGCTCGAGGCGCAACTGGTCGTCTACCTGGTCGGGATGATCGCGCTGAATCTCCCGCACGGCGGCTACGAACACTTCTCGAACCTCCGGCGGCGCGGCCTGCCGTTCGGAGCCCGGTACGTCGGGGCGTACGCCCTCTGTATCGCCGCGTTCGTCGCGCTGTTTTTCGTCGCGCCGATCCCGGCGCTCGGCCTCGCGTTCGCCGTCGCGGTCGCGAAGGCCGGCCACGGCGACCTCCACGTCATGGACGCACTGGTCGGGAGCGACCACCTCGAAACCCGACTCCAGCGGGCGCTCGCGGCGGTCGCCCGTGGCGGCGCGGTCATGATCGTCCCGCTTCTCGCCTGGCCCGATACGTTCAACGGGTTCGCGACGTACATGCTCCTCCTGTTCGATCCGGGGGCGATCGGTGCGCTCGGACCCGCCCTCGAGTCGGCGCGGGTGGTTCTCGGCGTCGGCTACGCGGTCGCAGTCGTCGGCCACCTTACGCTCGGGTACGCGGTCGGGGGTGGCGCGTCCTGGCTCCGCGACGCCGCCGAGACGGGGCTGCTCGTGGGTTACTTCGCGGCCGTCCCCGTCGTCGTCGCCGTCGGGCTGTACTTCCCGCTGTGGTACTCGCTGCGACAGGCGGGCCGGGAGCGGTACGCCCGTCGGATCGAACCACCGACCGGCCTCTCCGTCAGGGACACCTGCGTCGCGATGCTCGCCGGCGGCGCGGCGACGGCCGCGGTCGCCGGCGCGTTCTGGCTCGTCGTTCCCAACCCGCTCGGCGGGCTCACTCTCTTGCCCGGGCTCGTAGCGTTTTACACGATCTTCGTCTGCGTCATCGCCCTGCCACACGTCGTGATCGGCGAGTGGCTCGACGCGGGCCGCGGGATCTGGTACGTGCCCTGA
- a CDS encoding phytoene desaturase family protein: protein MSDLTDDSIAVAGAGFGGLAAAAYLAAAGADVTVYERRTEVGGVAGRLTGEGFRFDTGPSWYLMPELFDRFFADFGREPSDYYDLERLDPNYRVFWEDGDRADVPADPAEAGALFESYSPGAGEALERYLTDAREAYEIGMNRFVLPNRTRFRDYLSTDVLRSARGLALLGTMDDHVADYFDHPKLRQLVQYTLVFLGGAPHNTPALYTLMSHVDYGLGVYYPQGGMREVVDAVAAVAREQGATIETGTPIDALEPTPNGFAVTTDAGRVRHDRVVCNAPPAHVERDLLPAGVPDRPDDYWDDRTYAPSAFMLYLGVDGEPPEFEHHTLVLPTDWTPHFESIFDDPAWPDDPAYYVNVPSRTDPSVAPDGCETVVILVPIAPGLEDDDATRERFRDAVLADLAETTGVDLRERIRFEERACVSEFAGGFNKPQGTALGLAHTLRQTGPLRPRHRVPGLEGLYYVGGDTNPGIGVPMCLLSGEHVTEAVLADARDGPVDRGRSGNGLRRLLRQGLYRVQSSL, encoded by the coding sequence ATGAGCGACCTGACCGACGACTCGATCGCGGTCGCCGGCGCAGGCTTCGGCGGTCTCGCCGCGGCCGCCTACCTCGCGGCCGCGGGGGCGGACGTCACGGTGTACGAACGACGAACCGAGGTCGGCGGCGTCGCGGGCCGGTTGACCGGCGAGGGGTTCCGGTTCGACACCGGCCCCTCCTGGTACCTCATGCCCGAACTGTTCGACCGGTTTTTCGCCGATTTCGGCCGCGAGCCGTCCGACTACTACGACCTCGAGCGGCTGGACCCGAACTACCGGGTCTTCTGGGAGGACGGCGATCGGGCGGACGTCCCCGCCGATCCCGCCGAGGCAGGGGCCCTGTTCGAGTCCTACAGCCCCGGCGCGGGGGAGGCCCTCGAGCGGTACCTCACGGACGCCCGCGAGGCCTACGAGATCGGGATGAACCGGTTCGTCCTGCCGAACCGGACGCGGTTCCGGGACTACCTCTCGACCGACGTACTCCGGTCGGCCCGCGGACTCGCCCTGCTCGGCACGATGGACGACCACGTCGCCGACTACTTTGATCATCCGAAACTGCGCCAACTCGTCCAGTACACGCTGGTCTTCCTGGGCGGCGCCCCCCACAACACGCCCGCGCTCTATACCCTCATGAGTCACGTCGACTACGGGCTGGGCGTCTACTACCCCCAGGGCGGCATGCGCGAGGTGGTCGACGCCGTCGCTGCGGTCGCCCGCGAACAGGGTGCGACGATCGAAACCGGGACGCCGATCGACGCCCTCGAGCCGACCCCCAACGGGTTCGCCGTCACGACTGACGCTGGGCGCGTGCGACACGACCGCGTCGTCTGCAACGCGCCGCCGGCCCACGTCGAGCGAGACCTCCTCCCCGCGGGCGTTCCGGACCGGCCCGACGACTACTGGGACGACCGAACCTACGCCCCGTCGGCGTTCATGCTGTACCTCGGGGTCGACGGCGAACCCCCCGAGTTCGAACACCACACGCTCGTCCTCCCGACCGACTGGACCCCACATTTCGAATCCATCTTCGACGACCCCGCGTGGCCCGACGATCCGGCCTACTACGTCAACGTCCCCTCCCGGACGGATCCGTCGGTCGCCCCCGACGGCTGCGAGACGGTCGTGATCCTCGTCCCGATCGCGCCCGGACTCGAGGACGACGACGCGACGCGCGAGCGGTTCCGCGACGCCGTGCTCGCTGACCTCGCGGAGACGACGGGGGTCGACCTCCGCGAGCGGATCCGCTTCGAGGAACGGGCCTGCGTCTCCGAGTTCGCCGGGGGGTTCAACAAACCCCAGGGCACGGCGCTCGGACTGGCCCACACGCTCCGCCAGACGGGGCCGCTCCGACCCCGTCACCGCGTGCCTGGCCTCGAGGGGTTGTACTACGTCGGCGGCGACACGAATCCGGGGATCGGCGTCCCGATGTGTCTGCTGAGCGGCGAACACGTCACGGAGGCGGTTCTGGCGGACGCCCGGGACGGCCCCGTGGACCGGGGTCGGAGCGGAAACGGGCTTCGCCGGCTCCTCCGGCAGGGGCTGTATCGGGTCCAGTCCAGCCTCTAA
- the rpl12p gene encoding 50S ribosomal protein P1, with protein MEYVYAALILNESGEEINEDNLTDVLDAAGVDVEESRVKALVAALEDVDIDEAVSEAAAAPAAAAGAAGGAAAEEADEEAEEEEETSDVPDTTDEDEDEDDEADGEGLGELFG; from the coding sequence ATGGAATACGTTTACGCTGCACTCATCCTGAACGAATCGGGCGAAGAGATCAACGAAGACAACCTCACCGACGTACTCGACGCTGCCGGCGTCGACGTCGAAGAGTCCCGCGTCAAGGCGCTCGTCGCCGCGCTCGAGGACGTCGACATCGACGAGGCCGTCTCCGAGGCTGCTGCCGCGCCCGCCGCGGCCGCCGGCGCCGCTGGCGGTGCCGCCGCCGAGGAAGCCGACGAGGAAGCCGAAGAGGAAGAAGAGACCAGCGACGTCCCGGACACGACGGACGAGGACGAGGACGAAGACGACGAGGCCGACGGCGAAGGTCTCGGCGAGCTCTTCGGCTAA
- a CDS encoding 50S ribosomal protein L10 yields MSAQAERKTENLPQWKQEEVEELSELLGEYESVGIVGLTGIPSKQLQDMRRDLYGTAELRVSRNTLQIRALEEAGYDDLVDHVEGHVGLIATNDNPFALYKELEASKTPAPINEGEVAPNDIVIPEGDTGVDPGPFVGELQGIGANARIEDGSIQVMEDSTVLEAGEEVSADLANVLNELGIEPKEVGLDLRAVVAEGVLFDPEDLDIDVEAYESDVQTAAARARNLAVNAEYPTETTVPTLVAKATGEAKSLGLQAAIEDEELMPDLVTKADAQLRALAAQIDDEEALPEELQDVDAPAQPAADEGESEDEDESVDDQTEEEADADEEDDDDDEDGAAGLGEMFG; encoded by the coding sequence ATGAGCGCCCAGGCTGAACGCAAAACCGAGAACCTTCCCCAGTGGAAGCAAGAGGAAGTCGAGGAGCTCTCCGAGCTACTCGGCGAGTACGAGAGCGTCGGCATCGTCGGCCTCACCGGCATCCCCTCGAAGCAGCTCCAGGACATGCGCCGCGATCTGTACGGCACCGCGGAGCTGCGTGTCAGCCGCAACACCCTGCAGATCCGCGCACTCGAGGAGGCCGGCTACGACGACCTGGTCGACCACGTCGAAGGCCACGTCGGTCTGATCGCGACGAACGACAACCCCTTCGCGCTCTACAAGGAGCTCGAGGCGTCGAAGACGCCGGCGCCGATCAACGAGGGCGAGGTCGCCCCGAACGACATCGTGATCCCGGAAGGGGACACGGGCGTCGATCCGGGGCCGTTCGTCGGCGAACTTCAGGGTATCGGCGCGAACGCACGCATCGAGGACGGTTCGATTCAGGTCATGGAGGACTCGACGGTCCTCGAGGCCGGCGAGGAGGTCTCTGCGGACCTGGCGAACGTCCTCAACGAACTCGGCATCGAGCCCAAGGAAGTCGGGCTCGACCTTCGTGCCGTCGTCGCCGAGGGCGTCCTCTTCGACCCCGAAGACCTCGACATCGACGTCGAGGCCTACGAGAGCGACGTGCAGACGGCCGCCGCTCGGGCGCGGAACCTCGCGGTCAACGCGGAGTACCCGACCGAGACGACGGTCCCGACGCTGGTCGCCAAGGCCACGGGCGAGGCAAAGAGCCTCGGCCTGCAGGCCGCCATCGAGGACGAAGAGCTCATGCCCGACCTCGTCACCAAGGCCGACGCGCAACTTCGCGCGCTCGCCGCCCAGATCGACGACGAGGAAGCGCTGCCGGAGGAGCTGCAGGACGTCGACGCGCCTGCACAGCCGGCGGCTGACGAGGGCGAGAGCGAGGACGAAGACGAATCGGTAGACGACCAGACCGAAGAGGAGGCCGACGCCGACGAGGAAGACGACGATGACGACGAAGACGGCGCGGCCGGCCTCGGCGAAATGTTCGGATAA
- a CDS encoding 50S ribosomal protein L1 yields the protein MADSDIETAVARALEESPDRNFTETVDLAINLRDLDLNEPSNRVDESVVLPSGTGQDTRIVVIAEGETAVRAEEAADEVLSEDEVADLDDDEAKDMADETDFFIAEEAMMQDIARHLGTILGPRGKMPDPLSPDDDVVETVNRLKNTVQLRSGDRRTFHTLVGAEDMDAENIADNIDVILRRLHADLEKGPQNIDAVYVKTTMGPSVEVA from the coding sequence GAAACCGCAGTGGCTCGCGCACTCGAGGAGTCACCGGATCGGAACTTTACCGAGACGGTGGACCTCGCGATCAATCTGCGCGACCTTGACCTGAACGAACCGTCGAATCGAGTTGACGAGTCCGTCGTGCTCCCGTCCGGAACCGGACAGGACACGCGAATCGTCGTCATTGCCGAGGGCGAAACTGCAGTCCGCGCCGAAGAGGCCGCGGACGAGGTTCTCTCGGAGGACGAGGTCGCAGACCTCGACGACGACGAGGCCAAAGACATGGCCGACGAGACGGACTTCTTCATCGCCGAAGAGGCGATGATGCAAGACATCGCCCGGCACCTGGGTACCATCCTCGGTCCCCGGGGGAAGATGCCGGACCCGCTCAGTCCCGACGACGACGTCGTCGAGACCGTCAACCGGCTCAAAAACACCGTGCAGCTTCGCTCCGGCGACCGACGAACCTTCCACACGCTCGTCGGCGCCGAAGACATGGATGCCGAGAACATCGCCGACAACATCGACGTCATCCTGCGTCGCCTGCACGCGGACCTCGAGAAGGGGCCCCAGAACATCGACGCCGTCTACGTGAAGACGACGATGGGCCCGTCCGTGGAGGTGGCCTAA